Sequence from the Ziziphus jujuba cultivar Dongzao chromosome 9, ASM3175591v1 genome:
ATCGTCTCACAggtaatataacaaaatttataatttagtttggaggataaaatgaaaaacatattATAGTTTGAGGGTACATTATTATTAACCCAAAAGAATATTTATTGTCTTTAGATTTTTCCCATAGTgatataatagtttttttttttttttaactggaaAACACaagtttcttatttaattttattaatttatttttatcaactaaatttttacataatttgagTGTTGAAAgtaatataaattgaaaaaccGACCATGATTACAAGCATAGAAAGATTTCACTATAAAAGTTtatagattcttttttttttttttgggtaataattaCAAAGTTAATAAAGTGCAAAACAATAATACAACGagttcattattatttatttgtttttcctttatgAAAGGGGATATTTTCATAGTATGATTGACATAAAAACAAAACCTGAAGAGATAAGGGTTACTGCTTTCGTAtcaaataattgttatttttttcctttaaataatTGTTGATGGCAAGGGGTACGAAACGAAGTCAATGTCAATTAAAGGtcaaaaatcaaatagaaaatagcataaaacaaaaataattaaggtTCTCGTAGTCGTTTCACACCATTTTCAGTCCCTAGTGGGTACTGGGTGCACTCAGCAGACCGAACTCAAATGGACCATTGCTCATTGGGCTTAAGTACACCGATGCAACACAAACCCAATATATCCTTCTCTAGtatcgtttttttatttttatttattattattttttaatattgaagtagaaatttgaataattgttttaaaaaacaatGAATTTTATCACTTGGCTTTTCAGATTGAATTCCTATTTCTGGGTTTTATCACATGGCTGAGTCCAAATGGACCATTGCACATCGCGCTTAGGATTACCGATGCAACACAAACCCAATGTATCGTGGTCTAGTAtcgtttggttttatttatttatttgatgttaaAATTGTGAGGATTCTTGGTATTGTACTTTTAAGAAGCAATGGCTTTTATTAGTTGGCTGTCAGATTGAACTCCAATTTTTGAACACGGTTGGACTGAATATTAAACATTTGACTTATCTTATTGATGGAATTTTTAGATtgaattaaatattgataagtTCTTaatctataattgatttgaaaaaaattagcaTCTCTAAcatctttttataatattgtgtCGTTGAATAGCCGTATAAGTAATATTCTTGtgttggactttttttttttcttttttgggataaatCATATCTTGAATTCAAAACATAACTCTTACCACTATTTGTTATCGTCAATTGAATTATCCCCAATAAACTTTTATTTGgctacttaattttttatttttttgtataaagTCAATGTATTAATATTATGGTTCTTTTTACTTCAAGGAAAAATGTTTAAAGAAAACCACTTTACTAAATTACATATACTTCGGACATACATTACAAACATTAGTGGGCATAATAAGTTGTCATTAATTGGTACAGTCATTGCAAacattagtatatatataatttttctttttttcgttttaaaagtgaaaaaattcaaattcaaaattattatccgataaaataatgattttaatagtaaattgTCTTCAAAATAACTCACAAACTTTCATTCACAAATAAAGAATCTGATTTGAGCAATGAAATATGTTTGTCTTATGCTTTTATCACCATTTCATTTACATGAGATACTATGaaagtaattattttgtgaaagatATGTTAGGATATTAACTTTGAATAATAAAATCTAAGAACTATAATTTTATTAGTCACATGATGATGAAGGAAAAAATTGTACCTTAAACTTGACTAATTTGATTACTTTTccttgctaaaaaaaaaaaaaaaaacaccacaCTAATCAGACATCTCTAAAGGGACAACTCATTTGGATAAAGTGATGATGCCTtcaatatcatttattttttattttttatattggaaatttagaatacataaaatcaaaattggaatcattctctaaaaaataaaaataataacaggggaTTGTCTTCTAATGATTTTGTGGGTTGCTAAATTTATCTCCTATCAAAAGGTACGATAAATAATACCTTTTATAAAGGAGAAATAGATAAatacattatttttaattgctattattatactaaaataagggaaaaataaatatacatgttATTAAATTAAAGAGAATTATTAGAAACTATTTTTGAGTTGAGTGTCAATCAACTAAATATTCATAATGTATACAATCTGTTtgggaatatatattttttataaatacttaTTTTTTGTATTGTTATTGATCAATGCTTCATAAAATAAGTgctttaaaatggaaaaaaaatgcatttattgctttaattaaaaaaatatatataaaaaataaatttaaatgtgtttcgtattatgtataattaaatatatgcatttattgctttaattaaaaaataaaaatatcaaaaataaatttaaaagtgttTTGTATTACgtataatcaaatatttgagcACTTATTCAATACTTCTTTTAAAAGCACCTTTAATGctcatttaactttttttaccaaaaaaatacttattaattttttattaaacatgatcatatatactatatattttttctgaAGCTTTTACTGAAGCTTGGAAAACACTAATAAACATATGCTCGTAGAGTGCAAAGTCTTCCAACTTGTGTGCCACATGAATAGCAATTTTCCATTAAAATTGCTCTTATGTTTCAATCATGATATaggatatattttttacattcaAAATCCCcaatttaatacatatataatatgtgaagaataagaaaaaacgTAAAACACTCACATAAAATACTTCAACAAAATTAGTCCTAAGACATTCCAATTAACAATTAATAGAAGGCATTatgtaaatgataaaactaAGGTTCCATCAATTTTAAGTCAAAAGGTTTAGAGTTCGAATTTTAAGTGATGTTTCACACCATCAATtcactaataaaatatatatatatatatatatatattaaccaaAAGCAAAATCTCTcaccatcaatgtcaaaaagaaaattgaattgaatttctaaaatttttattttcaggaAGAATCCTTATCCAATATTTCTTTTGGCTCTACATGATATGTAACGAAATTTCATGGAAGATGACAAGCTGTCATCCTCATCCTGTTTTTGAATAGTACGAGTGGTACAAGACTGTCTCCTAGGGATATTTTTGGGCCCTTGTACAGAATGATGGGAGTCAATGGTGAAAAGTAATAAAGTTGAACATCAACGAATAAAAAATGGACCATTATGGTTAACGCCAATGTatgagagagggagagagtggGATGAGGAAGGGAAAATGggtatatgaaaatttttttttctttctatttttatgaaAACTAATCTAATTTGGTAAGTTTATGCTtttggttttatatttttgttttttaataaaatatatgaatgacAAATACGTAGTGTGATAATTTGAAGGCAATAAAAGAAAGTATTATGATAGTCATTTGCAATCACAAGAAAACGTTATttgtcaaaataaatttaattttagggTAAATAACACAAATcgctcccccccccccccccaaaaaaaaaagaaaactatttggcacttacaaataataacaaataaaccccTTAACTATGATTATGTATAACACATTGCCCTTTTCAAACCAATTAATtgctaaaaattattttgatttgacAAAAATATCCTTTTAGCATATCCATTATACTGATTTTGCagataattaatccaattttttaattttaaatattaaaaataatattttttaataaaaatagtagaaataaattttttttcaaaatgaatattaaaaataatatttttttcaaaaaataaaagtaaaattttcttcacagaatattaaaaatactattttcttcacaaaaatattaaaaatattaaaaataatattttcttcaaaaaataaaatatggaaaataaagattttattaaaaaagattaaaaattaatatcaaaattaattaattgagcaTTATTGTTgaattaatatcataattaattaatttataaaattttatagttctcTTTTTAAGTGTAAGTTTTAATACGTTTTCTTTAAGATgtaagtttttaatattttaataaattttttggtaaCATTAGAGGGTTATTTGTAAGTGTTAAATAATTCAAGTTGGTTTGTATAATTTACCCATTAAACTATGTTATAGGTCATCTTTGGAACTACAAATCataaataagaaattgaaaaaagaagaagaaagaattggGTTTTGACTTTTGAGTCATAATTACGAACAAAGGAGTCCGAAAGAGAAAACTAGCCTAATGGGCCTTGTAGCCAACCACCACATCTGTGTTGCTTCAGAAAACAGGCCTGGATCACTTCTGCTCAAATCAAACCATGATTTTGGGTTCTCTTCCTATTCAAGGCCCATGTTTTACAATAAGTACAACTTACTTGTAACACCACCCACCACAATTTAAGTGAATGAaatcaaccccaaaaaaaaaaaaaaaaaaggtacaaagTGAATGAATCCATGCATATAATTAGAGGTTTTTTACTTGTAACACCACCCACCACAATTTAAGTGAATGAaatcaaccccaaaaaaaaaaaaaaaggtacaaagTGAATGAATCCATGCATATAATTAGAggttttttcctttctctatcatgAATAACAATATTGGCGCCAAACCCatgttaaaattactattaGAGGCAATTGCACAGCATCAGCATATGCATATTACAAGGTAACTAAATTCCGAAATGGCAAAAAGGTATCATTGATGTTTATTCTCCAATAATGTGGACTTTGTGTTCGGCATCATCATCACCATGGTGGGTGAAACACAAATCGAAAAGCTATcattttgtgtttcttttccctccagaaaaaagaagaaagtaatATGGGAATTTGTTACAGAATTGGGTAATAAAAAAAGTTGTATATATCAGCTAAAATTACCCATTATATGTTATATCTATAGACATTATAATGATTTTGTAAGAAGGAGAAGTGGAACCAAACTCGTGTAAATAACAGTTGGATAAACCAGTAGAAAGCGCCTGTGGTGGGAATGATGTTAATATGTGAGTGAGAGTTAGGTGCCGAAACATCATTGACTTTTCAGAGGGTGGGccataatattattcttgatTACCCCTTTTGATGCtatttacatatacatatacatacatatatatatatatatatatataagcattcTCAAAGAATCTTAGGTCCTGCATGTTAGATCCTCAAATTTTTTGTCTTGCTTGTGAAACTGTGATCCAAAAGGACCCAGCATTCTAGCTGTAAGAGAGTTTCAATTATTCATGATATTTTTATTCGTATGTCccttgttatattatattattatattgtacTTAATCTTATAAATGTAAACCTTtgaatgatatttatttttagaatctTGATTGAAGTTTTAATTTGAGACTCAAAACCACATGAATTGAGCaacaaaacattatttttgtAAGTAAAAGATTTTTATATTCTAGGTGAATCATTcactttaaaagaaattttattagagcattctaaaaaaattttattttaaagagttatatttcaaaaaaagctTCTAACATGTTCTTTGTATCagtatttattttgatttctaatataaaaagttgatttaattttctaagtataaaaattcaaaaccattttttatttgtattttatatatatttttaattacggTTGCACAAGTTTTTACACCACTAACACAATTCTTTATAGAAAAAatctgtttattattttattttataatatacacTAATAAATGCTTGTAAAAAAGTTACGAGTACGGTAAAGAGTTTTGTTGGAGCaccaaataaaatttcactttttatcTCTGAAAAtgctctctaatttttttttttttaaaaaatagttttcaataTAAAGAGACCCTTACCATTGGGATGAGCTTAGTCCATTAAACACTAGCTTAGATTTCACTTAGATTTGCACCCAAATCTACCAATTCCATTTAATGGTACTAGCAACGTTGAGTAGGATCGATATCCTAAGTTGTAAACTGAATTAATGTCTTTTGGCTTAAATAATATCTTTTCCTAAATTTAATCCAAAGGTGCTAAACTTAACGTGCTGTCTTCGCCAGTAAGATTATCACCGAATAGTTCCGTTTGATTGAGTAACAAATTTTGACTATCTTGGTATACCATATGGCTAGACTTAGACTAGTACCAAgctaaatgaaaatatattggaaatagtaatttaattagttaattattaagCTTTATCATGAGCCATGACTAATCGGTGCATGCCTTCATAATTGATAATACTAATAATTGATTCTAAAGCATCCAAATCGAGTCGTTTctacttaaaatcatatgagATTATAGGTTACCCATCAAATCATATGCGTACGTACGTGTGGAATTGATGGTAGTATCCAGGTCTTCCATTGTACCTAAATTATGCCAATGATGTTAACACGTTAACCTTCTTCttacttttgtttttctcttttgaattttcttttaaatattgagTGCAAATAGGCTATATGTGAAAGACTAACATGTCCAATGCCAAGAAGAAATAGCacaaaattcaccaaaaaagaggaaatagcataaattaaatgataatttgTAATAATAAGATCCTTGCATAAAAAATGTGATAATGTCACAAAATAataagatgttttttttttttttttggggtcaacaATGTTTGATGACTATCAATTTGTTATACTATAGTACAACCCTTGTACCATAAAGATTATAGAAGAGTTACCTTATTATTGAATCATCACtagttattttcaaaaaaaaaaaaaaaaaatcaccagtCAAAAACATCACTTACTTAAACAGTATGCAATAGAAGTCaagaaaattgataattatcaatttaCTTGTCAAACTATATGAACTTAAatgattcataaaaaaaaaataaaaaatcaatatgaaCTTAAAGTCTTTCTTGTTATATTTCTAtgcaatttaaactttttaagtACTCTTGCTAGCAAAACTAAACCTAATTATGAATTTCTTAAAAGtgatatatttttgaattttttcccATTAAGTTAATTTGGAGTTTGTTATTAAGAATTAACTGAAGTATGATTATACAAAAGAGGGCAAttctatcttaattaataaaagattgTGATAAAATTCCAATGACAAAAGAAGAAGATCAGGAGCATGTTTATGATGATGAACCATATATAAGTAAGCAGAACAGGTTTAAGGTCACTTATAAGTACAAAGGTGCACTTTGGAAAGTCCCATTAATTTCCCCTTTTTCATCACCTCATAAATGACTAAGGAAGTTACATGAAGAtgtgccttttttctttttcactagaTTAGCAAACAACCACCATAGTTAAATATTATTACAAATTAGAGGATTGACTTTGCCTTAAATTACTACCAAAAACCTAGAAACCATTAAAAGGGTCACATTAACAACAAAGAAGtgacaaaaaaaaagcacatcTTGATGGAGTTATTAAccaaaaagtaaaagtaaaagaaaaaaaggaaggcATATAAAGGATAGAACATAAATAAAACTTGTCTAATCACATTTCCACATCTCTATTTGGCTCTATCCTTGATCACATCCATTCCCATCTCATCTGGATCGGTGGCCTGCACTTCATAGTGAATCCCATCCAAAACTCTCCTCAACCCATCTTTGGAGGTTGCATAAAGCATTTTTGCTCTGATTCTTGATGCCGTTGGAGCCCTGTTAATGATACAAATTAAACCacccatttcattttttttttaaccaaaatattGATGCTTGTGCAAAATTTCCATGATGCATATTATATGCATAATTTTACTATGATAGGAGTCTAACATTCTATTATAAATAATTCTAGTAATATGgtccataaattatatatataatctgacAATAAGCTTAAATATCGTCTACggtactgtatatatatatatatataaatagaatataGATGAGGGTATatattagtaaataaaataaaaaaagtgacttaccatgcaatgaagaagaTCTTGCTCTTCCGGCAATTATCAACGGTGACAAAATCGAAATCGAACACCGCATATCGACAATCGTCGGTGGGCAAAGATGCTGCCAGATCGTCGTAGCTCTCGCCGGGACCACCGACCTTATCGACGGTGACTAACTTGGATCCCTCGTCGATCTTGAAAACGATGTACTTGTGAACCTTCTTCCATTTCATCTCATGGAACGAGTTCTTGCACTCGTCTGTCACCCACATTCCGGTAGTCGCCTGTTTTTAACGTGTACATAAGTTGCAGCAGCAACCAGGTCAGCCAAAAAATACATGATATTTCtcgaaaattaaattagaatatatatatatatatatattaaaatgaaacTGTACCATCTTGAAAGCCATAGCCATGGTTGGATGGAAGGTTGCTTGTTGATGCTGGAGGTGGTTTTTAATTTCCCTGAATTTTTGAGTGTGGGTATGTTTGCACTTTGGTCTTTTTTTATAAAGGACTAAAATAATGAAATGCCATTATTGTTCATTTATATTACAACTTTAACCACACTAGATCTATGCTGTATTATCATATTATCATTTGCAGTGACCAAGTtgccctttattattattatttttttttgggaaagttTGTTTGTCTTTGAGTTGGAAGCAAGCACCAGAACTTAAATTAGTTACTATCCTCTAATAAAGTATTGATCTAGAATAATATGTTCATGCTTGATAAATCAATGTTCGGCAACTATAAGTAGGTGTTTTGTTCAATCATCTGTACAGGGTTTGATTAGAAAAAAAGTGATTTGTAAACCATGAGTTCGTTTTGAGAATACTATTAATACGATTAAAAGTCTTTTTGAAAGGATAAAAAGGCTTTCAATAATGTTTTATTGAGTCCTAATTAGGTCTCTCAGCATagcataattatattttcatccGTCTCAATGccaattagagaaaaaaaagggttggctttttatttttattgttttccctTTTCCCtgcaataagaaaaaaaggtttgcttaataaatgtgaatttaattttcCAAGTTAATGAAGGTTAGCTGGACTATGTGATAGATTACCTTATATGTGTTTGTTCAATTTTATTTCCTGTTTAGCAAGCCATATTAAGAGTGGTGCTTATCAAGATCCTAATAAATTATCCCACCCATGTCCATTACTTATGCAGTACCTTCTTTGTCCTCTATAATTAGttctattcaattttttttaattaaattttattttggggctttagaaaaaaaactatgaaattgaaattccacCTGCTGAAATTCTGATCGATCAGAGATCCGGATATAGACTTGTTATCCTCACTTTAAACCCAATTGAAGTTCAGGATCagcttattttttttcttttgattcaaCTTTTTCTtgctataaaattataatatatgttcCAGTTTATGATGGCCATAAGGTAAACAGAAGCACTCTGGGCCCTGCTAGATGCTGATCAATAAGGCTTGGGCGGTGGTACGTATAAGAAAACCTACACCAGAGGGTAAATGTGTGCATAGGTACTTTTGCTTAGCCGGTTTTTagagagtatatatatatatatatatatgataatttcaTCAATTACTGACCAAATGGTAAAAATGAATATTGAAGAAGAAAGTGacagaaaacataaaaagaaatatctTAGTCTTAAATAGAAGGTGTAAAATAACAGTTTTGTGCATGTTTTAGTAGGTTAATCAAGATTTTACCATATCAACGtcgtgtacatatatatatatatatatggatttatattattattaggtgcacataattgttattaaaataaatcatgCATTTTCATGAACACGAACTAAACCGATAAAAAAGGTGGTCCCATCTCGGATCGCACACCCACATCCCAAATCCCTATCTTCGTGTTCCTCAAAAAGTCTTTGCGTGAAAGCAAAGtagaaaaagagaaatttttatcatgcagggtaaaaaaaaaaaaaaaaaaaaagcaaaagcttTTCTTGGTATAAATGAGTCGATGTTTAATATCTTTATTAACCCACTTTTTGAGTGGCAttctgtttgttttatttttatatggaaaACATCATAGCTATTCATTCAGTCATAGCCTCCAGTTCTTCCGCAAATTTGTCTGAGAAGTTGGTTGTGATAAACTGGGGCAACATCCCGACATTTatcctataaaataataatattctatatgaataattgaAAATCACAACCCAATTTCCGAGATATGAAATAAACCAGACCACcagaataaaaagaagaaaacaaagacTAAGATCCAGCAAAAACAGTAAGCCTAATTGAGAATGCATGGATGTGTGTATGGGGAAACATGCCTTTCTCATGTGAAATGACCCAACCTCCAGACAACAAACTTCACCACCAGCCCCACTACTTGTCAAGGCCATAGCGGTGCTTGCATTGCATCTATATctttatctatattatatattaccGTATAATGTACATATATGCTGAAGATTTTGTCATGAATGATGTGAAGCTGCTTTGGACACCACCCAACGAATCCCGGCGTTAGTTCCCAGCTTCTTCTTCATGTCAGTATTTTATTGTGGGAAACACTTGGAGATCCATCTGATATGGACAGGTGGAAAAGAGTGCATATTTTTCTGGCCTTGAAGAAATTCCATTTACATTGGCCACTTAAAATTGACTTGTGGGTGAGAATAATTGCGACTTGTTTTTGACAAATCAAGATCATTTTGTTAATGAGAAAGACCCCAACCAAAAAGAGACAAATTACAATTTGCGGTGGGCCAAATTAGTGGGGAATTGTACAAGGAACGCTTTGGGGCATTGGCAACTGGTATAACTTATGTTGTGAACAATAATTGATCAGAAAAAAATGCTGATCTCTAGAGCAAACTAAATTCTATCTGTATATGGTATTGCCATCAATAAGACAAGGCCAAATTTGTGTTATTCTTTACGAGCTAAGACGGAGGCATTAACGCTCAGATTGCAGGGCAGCCTCTGACAATGGTAATTTTGCGGTTCCCATTAGTAAGTCACCCAAAAAGGCAAAATGGTAATCGAATttgcttgaaaattttttaGGCTTTTACTTCGCTTTTGAAAAGATAACCAACCGAAAATCGAATTACACAGCAAATGCAGGCCTACAGTGCAAACTAAAAAGCTTCCAGGTCATGATTATAAGAAGCTATAGTGCAAGATTTAGATTGGAGTAACAATGGCTTCGGATAGGAAACTCAACTAAAAAGACTCTACGCATAGATAATCAAAACCATTCTCACTATGACTGCATAAGCAATTTCATCTGTGTTAGCGTCAACCGATGGCTAATCACTTGGGAGACAATAGCAACCCATTTACCTACTAGAAATACAGGCCCATTCCATGAGAGAACACATTTCTTTACGTTAAACTGTAAGAATGGATGGAAAGCACCACTATATTGCGTTGCATCACACAGAAACAAGAgaggtaaaaaggaaaaaagtagaAACAGACCAACAAAATTAGTTGTTAAAGCTATCGTAAATTATGCGGAGAACGCCAGAATTCATCCCATTCTACAATGTCTTGAATTTTAACTATGCCACTCACTACAACCTTGTAACATCCAACACAATGTCAATAGAAGAGCAGATAGCATGAAAGTTCAACTTAACTTCCATTACAAACAGTAGAAGCTAATTCTGAATCCAGTCTTGCATCATTCTTCCGAGATATTATGAGCCTTTCTTGTAGATAAAGAACTCAGAGATCAGAAAACTGGGTCAAGTGCAAGAAAACCACCCaatgttattttaaaaagaaaaagtttatcTAGATTAAAACAATCAAGAAATCATCATGAAAAGGTGGAACCAGATATGGAATTTGATAATACCTTGAACATTCAGCACCGCTATATTTAAATGTTCACTTGTTCTCATTTGATGGTTCATCTTCGCTCTTCTTTTGTTCATCTTCGCTCTTCTTTTGCTGAGACTAGAAAGTACAGGGGAAAAACGATTACGATTTGCAAacttcaatttaaaaagttggCATAGATAATGAATCAGATATCAACACCATGAGTGAAAAATAAGTTTTACAAACAGGCACAATGGTAGATCCAGTCACAGAATGAGGTTTCACTGTGTAAGGCTCATGAACACACCTCAGATTGATTTTGCAGCGCTGCAAGAATATCTTTTACTGCAGGATCATTGGGGTCAACTCCTGGAAGCTGAGAGAGTGAACATGTCAGACAATAAGAAATATATGCTGAAATTGACCATATTTAGAGTTCAATATTGCAGAATGCAGATTCGACAAGACTTACAGATGCAAGGACAGATGAGACAAAAGATTGATCCTCTAATACTTTGCTTTCATCTGCTTGGGAGGATGGGTTGCTTGTACTTTCTTGCATGGACATTTGAAGAGCTGCAGCAAGATAGTGTAATAAACCATCATGTgccaaaatttgatatattataCCTGTTAatctatatttcattttttcaaattgaatGCAAGAAATAACAAGATAAAATGGAGATTGATATCATCCTTTTAGCTACCTAGCTAGTctaagaaatttcaaaaattaatctcTCAATTATTTGGAGAATTAAGACGGCAATcccaaaaacaagaaagaacaTCCAACAAGGCAAGTACCAAAACAATTGGGCATGTTCTTGCGACAGCTTGTCTAGAAGTATTAATCAGTCACAAAAatggaaggggaaaaaaaaaattctagtggACAAAATTAGTTcaggtaaattaaaaaataaaataaaaaacaaagcataTGCCTATAAAACAGC
This genomic interval carries:
- the LOC107427506 gene encoding actin-depolymerizing factor 5, translated to MAMAFKMATTGMWVTDECKNSFHEMKWKKVHKYIVFKIDEGSKLVTVDKVGGPGESYDDLAASLPTDDCRYAVFDFDFVTVDNCRKSKIFFIAWAPTASRIRAKMLYATSKDGLRRVLDGIHYEVQATDPDEMGMDVIKDRAK